DNA sequence from the Sediminibacillus dalangtanensis genome:
TTCTGCTCAGTTGCGGACTTACGTCCAAATCTCGGTGGCCTCAGTCGACCAGATACCTTACGAAGAATTCATTCGTTCGATTCCGAAAATGACGATTTTAAACATATACAGTATGGCCCCTTTGCAAGGAAGAATCATCTTTGAATTCAACCCGAATATCGCTTATGCCATGCTGGATCGTTTATTGGGCGGGAAGGGTAACAGCGTAAATAAAGTAGAAAACTTGACTGAAATTGAAACCACATTAATGTCCCAATTATTTGAGAAAGCTTTGGAAAATTTGCAGGAGGCGTGGAGTTCGGTTATTGACATCGACCCTATGTTTGAAGAATTTGAAGTAAATCCTCAATTTCTTCAGCTTGTTTCACCCAATGAAACCGTGGTGGTTGTGTCATTGAACACAACCATTGGAGAAAGTAGCGGAATGATCAACATTTGTATTCCTCATGTTGTACTGGAGCCGATTATCTCCAAGCTGTCTGTCCATTATTGGATGCAGACGAATACAAAGGAAAGCGATCCACAAGAGTATGAGGATTTGGCCCATACAATCAGCCAGGCTGAAGTGGATGTCAAAGCAATATTGGGGGAATCGACCATCAATGTCAGTGATTTACTGAACTTGAAAAAAGACGATGTCATTCAGCTGGATCAGGCGATCGATAAGCCAATGACGCTTAAAGTAGATGAACATTCCAAGTTTTATGTACAGCCTGGTAAACAAAAAAATAAAATGGCTGTCCAAGTCTTAGAAGAAATACAAGGGGGGAACGACAATGATGAATGATGATATGCTGTCCCAGGAAGAGATCGATGCTCTTTTGCGGAGTACGGATGACGAGGAACCTGAGCAAGAAACAAAGGAGAGCACAGTTCAGAATCCCCCGGTTGATGATTATTTAAACTCAGTCGAGCAAGATGCTCTGGGAGAGATCGGTAATATATCTTTTGGCAGTTCTGCAACGACGCTTTCCACTTTGCTGAATCAGAAGGTGGAAATTACGACACCGACTATTTCTGTCATTCACAGAGAAAATCTACAGGACGAATTTCCGCAACCATATGTAGGAGTGGAAGTGGAGTACACAGAAGGCTTTTCAGGAGTCAACTTGTTTGTCATACAATCGAGGGATGCAGCGATCATAGCTGATTTGATGTTGGGTGGAGATGGACAGGCGCCGTCCGAGGAATTGAACGATATTCATTTGAGTGCAGTACAAGAAGCAATGAATCAAATGATGGGGACGGCAGCTACCAGTATGTCGACCGTCTTTACAAAACGAGTCGATATTTCACCGCCTGCTATCAGCGTGCTGGATGTAGAAGCAGATCAAGGGACGAAACCGATTGACTCAGAAAATAACCTAGTAAAAGTTTCGTTTCAATTACAAATCGGTGATTTAATAGATTCGAATATAATGCAGCTGTTGCCAGTCAATTTTGCCAAAGATTTAGTGGATCAACTGTTGAATCCTCCGGAGGAAAACAAGCAGGCAACTGAACCAACTCAGCAGGAACAACATGTGGCCAAGCCGGAACATGTACAGCAACCAACTGCCGCAAAAGCCGGTTCAGAATACAATGGTGAACATGCCAGCAAAAACCAGCAACCAAACCATATCGGTGGCAAAGTACCCAGCAAAGCAACTGATGTCCAGCAAGCTGAATTTTCAAGTTTTGAACAGGTAGAATTACCTGCCAAGGAACAACGCAATCTAGAAATTCTGATGGACATTCCATTGAAAGTTACAGTGGAATTGGGCAGAACCAAACGATCTGTACAGGAAATTTTAGAGCTTTCATCGGGATCGATTATCGAGCTGGATAAACTTGCCGGGGAACCCGTTGATATTAACGTGAACGAAAAATTGATAGCAAAAGGCGAAGTTGTAGTCATCGATGAAAACTTTGGGGTTAGGGTTACAGATATCGTAAGCCCGAAAGATCGAATAAAAAAATTGAACTAGAATGCGAGAGGGGTAGTTTAAATGGGTAAGAGAGTATTGATAGTAGACGATGCAGCTTTCATGCGTATGATGATTAAAGATATTTTAAGTAAAAACGGCTTTGAGGTCGTAGGGGAAGCACCGGATGGCGCTCAAGCTGTCGAAAAATACAAGGAACTGACACCAGATCTTGTGACGATGGACATCACCATGCCCGAGATGGATGGTATTGCTGCTTTGAAGGAAATTAAACAAATTAATTCAGACGCAAAAGTTATTATGTGTTCCGCTATGGGACAGCAGGCAATGGTTATCGATGCGATCCAGGCTGGTGCAAAAGACTTTATTGTAAAGCCGTTTCAAGCGGACCGTGTAATTGAAGCAATTCAAAAAGTATTAGACTGAAAACAAGTGGTGAAAAATGTTGAAAAAATTTTGTATGCTGGCATTTGTCTTTCTTTCACTTTGGTTCATACCGGCAACGTTTCAGGCGGCTCCAAGTGTAAAGGACTGCGTGGGAACGCAAAGTGATGAATGCAAGTCAGATACTGGAACGACAAACGAAGATGATAGTGAAAGCGACGGGAACCAGGATGATCAGATTGAACCAGCAGACGAGTCTTCTTCCGGATTATTCTTTTATTTTATCCGCTTGTTACTAGCACTCGGATTGGTTTTGGCATTAATCTATTTTCTGCTGAAATTTTTAAATCGCAAAAATAAAATGTTTCAAAAAGTCAGGGCGTTGGAAAATGTTGGTGGGATCGCTCTAGGACCACAGAAATCGCTGCAAATCGTCCGTATTGGCGAGAAATTATTTGTTGTCGGCGTAGGAGACAACGTGGAAATGTTGTCCGAAATAACCGATGAAGCCACCAAGGAAGAACTGATGAAGACAGATGGCGGAGGAAGTGATTTCAACCCGGTCAACTTCCTTACTTCAGTCATGGGAACCGGAAAAAATACAGCAGACACTACCGAGGGAGATAAGCAACAGCATTTCTCTGCTTTATTCCAGTCAGAGCTAGATAAACTCAAACAGGGCAGAAAAAGATTGATTGAACGCCGACAGAATAAGGATGAAGATAGCAATGAATGAATTTATAGATGTGTTTTCCGGTTCAGATCCTGGCAGTATATCAACCTCTGTCCGATTGATCTTGCTGCTGACCGTTTTTTCATTGGCACCAAGTATTTTAATTTTGATGACGTGTTTCACCAGAGTCATTATTGTTCTGTCGTTTGTCAGAACTTCCCTTGCTACACAGCAGATGCCGCCCAATCAAGTGCTTATTGGACTGGCATTGTTTTTGACATTTTTCATCATGGCGCCTACTTTTCAGGAGATTAACGAGGAAGCTTTAACACCTTTGATGAATGAAGAGATCACGCTGGATGAAGCGTATGAAAATGCCAGTATGCCAATCAAAGAATTCATGGCCGGCCATACGCGACAAAAGGATTTGGCTTTGTTTATGAATTATGCCCAGATGGAACAGCCGGAAACTATTCAGGACATCCCGCTTACCACGCTAGTACCTGCATTTGCTATCAGTGAATTGAAAACCGCATTCCAAATGGGATTTATGATTTTCGTTCCTTTTCTTGTGATTGATATGGCAGTAGCAAGTGTTTTGATGTCCATGGGTATGATGATGCTTCCACCGGTAATGATTTCTTTGCCATTTAAAATTCTGCTATTCGTCTTGGTGGATGGCTGGTACTTAATCACCCATTCATTATTGAGCGGATTTTAACGATGGAAAGGAGAATGGTTTATGAGCGGTGATTTTGTCATCTCCCTGGCTCAGCAAGGGATATATACAATACTGATGGTGACCGGTCCATTGCTGCTTTTGGCGCTAGTGGTTGGGCTTTTGGTCAGTATCTTTCAAGCAACCACACAAATTCAAGAGCAAACACTGGCTTTTATCCCGAAAATAGTCGCGGTCCTTGTTGGACTTGTATTTTTCGGTCCCTGGATGTTGACAAGGATGGTTGAATTTGCAGCAAATATCTTCCAGAACTTGAACCAGTTTGTGGGTTGAAATAGATGTTGGATTTAATTAATTTATCCAGTGTTCCGGCTTTTTTATTGATACTAGTCCGCGTAACCTCTTTTTTTGTCACTGTTCCTATTTTTTCCTATAAAAATATTCCGACGCATTTCAAAATAGGGAGCAGTTTCTTTTTGGCTTGGATTATGTATTATACGATTACCATACCCGAGATAGCATTGGATGAAACCTTTATCTTATTAGTTTTTAAAGAAGCACTAGTCGGACTGCTTCTTGGATTGATAGCCTATTTGATTCTTGCGGCACTTCAAATTGCCGGAGGCTTTATCGATTTTCAAATGGGTTTTGCTATCGCGAATGTGATCGATCCTCAGACAGGCGCACAGAGTCCGTTGATCGGACAGTACTTTTATACGATTGCTTTATTGTTTCTGCTCGCGGTTAACGGGCATCATTTGTTGATAGACGGCATCTTTTATAGTTACCAAACGGTTCCGATAGATGCTTTCATTCCCTGGGGAAACGAAGCCATAACTGAACTTGTTACACAAACATTCAGCCGGATGTTTTTAATCGCTTTTCAAATGGCGATTCCGGTGGTGGGCTGTTTATTCCTAGTCGATGTTGCTCTTGGCATAATCGCCCGGACTGTTCCACAGCTAAATGTTTTTGTAGTGGGACTTCCATTGAAAATACTCGTCAGTTTTATTGTCCTTTTACCTTTTCTTGGTCTGTATGTAGGATTGGTGAAAAATTTATTTGAAACCATGCTTCAAACCATGCAAAGTCTGTTACAGCTATTCGGAGGTGCTTAAACTGGAATTAAAACTCGATTTGCAATTTTTTGCAGGGGAAAAAACAGAAAAAGCAACCCCGAAAAAGCGTCAGGATTCAAGAAAAAAAGGACAGGTTGCCAAGAGTCAGGATATAAATACGGCGCTTTTATTGTTTTTCGTCTTTCTTCTATTTATCGTTCTTGGCGGTTATTTGAAAAATATTATGCTGGCAATGTACCAGCACTCTTTCACGGAATATATCAACTGGGAGGTTACAGAAACGACCACCCATAAAGTTTTTTTGGAAACGACCATAGAAATGAGCAAAGCAATCGCACCTATTATGGGAATTGCCATCGTGGCTGGTCTTGCGTCCAATTTTATGCAAATAGGTTTCTTGTTCACAGGTGAGCCGCTAAAGCCGAAACTGAGTAAGATCAATCCACTCCAAGGGGCGAAAAAAATATTTTCGGCGCGGGCATTGGTAGAATTAGTCAAATCACTATTGAAAATCTTTTTTATCGGAGTAATCACTTTTGCTGTCATATGGATGCGTAAAGATGAGATGATGCAGCTTGCTGGTAAGGATGTGGACAGTTCGCTGGCGTTTTTTGGAAACACCACCATTACCATGGGAATAGCTGCTTCGATAGCACTCCTGGTGATTGCTGTAATTGATTATACGTACCAAAAATACGATTTTGAAAAAAGTATCCGAATGTCTAAAAATGACATCAAGGATGAACACAAAAATATTGAAGGTAACCCTTTGATCAAATCAAAAATAAAAGAAAAACAGCGGCAGATGGCCATGCGGAGAATGATGAGCGAGATACCACAAGCGGATGTAGTCATCACGAATCCGACCCACTATGCTGTCGCGATCAAATATGATGAAACAAAGGCGGATGCCCCTTATGTGGTGGCGAAAGGGGTAGACTACGTTGCTTTTCGGATCAGAGATATAGCTAAGGCAAACGAAGTAATGATGGTGGAAAATCGTCCTCTGGCACGTGGATTATACAAGGAAATCGAAATCGGCGACATTATCAGTGAAGAATTTTTTCAGTCAGTAGCTGAAGTGCTGGCTTACGTGTATAAAATGGGACACAATGCTTCAAGTAAGTGATTTAAGGAGAGAGTTACATGGCAATCAGAGATTTATCGGTTTTATTAGGCGTTATTTTAATTATTATTATGTTGGTCATCCCTTTGCCAGGATGGATATTAAGTATTTTCATTCTATGCAATATATCCTTAGCACTTATTGTCATACTAGTGTCCATGAATACAACAGAGGCATTGCAATTTTCGATCTTTCCGTCCCTGTTACTATTGATGACTCTTTTTCGACTTGGATTGAATGTTTCCACAACGCGTTCCATTCTTTCAAAAGCGGATGCAGGGGGAGTAGTTGAAACGTTCGGAACCTTCGTAATTGGTGATAATCCTTTAGTAGGTTTTGTGGTATTTGCCATTTTGGTAATTATCCAGTTTCTTGTTATCACAAAAGGAGCCGAACGGGTTTCCGAAGTTGCCGCCAGGTTTACGCTGGATGCAATGCCTGGTAAACAGATGAGTATCGATGCTGACTTGAATGCGGGCATGATATCGGAACAGCAGGCGAAGGAAAGGCGTGAAAAGATTGAGAACGAAGCTGATTTTTATGGTGCAATGGACGGTGCAAGTAAATTCGTAAAAGGGGATGCGATTGCCGGAATCATCATCGTCCTGATTAATATTATATTCGGTTTGATCATTGGCATGGTCCAGATGGATATGAGCTTTCAGGAAGCAATCAGTACCTATATGCAGTTGACAGTAGGGGATGGCCTGGTAAGTCAAATTCCGGCACTGTTGATTGCCACGGCTACTGGCATCGTGGTTACCCGTGTTGCTTCGGAGGGGAACCTTGGGACGGATGTCACCACCCAACTTTTCCGATATCCAAAACTGTTGTATATAGCGGCAGGCACCATTTTCTTTCTTGGTTTTACTCCAATAAACTTTTTGCTGACGACAATGATTTCCGGCATCCTTATTTTTGGAGCATATTGGCTCTCCAAGGAATTGGAGCAGCCAGATTTGCCCACAGTCGAAGAAGAAGAGGAAGCAGACACGGATCATATGAAGTCGCCAGAAAATGTGGTCCAGCTGCTAAGCATGGATCCGATCGAGTTTGAGTTTGGTTATGCGTTGATTCCGTTAGCGGATACAAGTCAGGGAGGAGACTTACTTGACAGGGTGGTAATGATCCGCAGGCAGTTGGCGATTGAATTGGGGGTCGTCATTCCGGTCGTCAGAATCCGGGATAACATCCAACTGAATCCTAATGAGTATCGTTTAAAGGTGAAAGGAAATGAAGTGGCCACAGGCGAATTATTGCTCGATCATTATTTAGCAATGAGCCCAGGTATCGATGACGATACTATAGAAGGCATTGATACACAGGAACCCGCCTTTGGACTCCCTGCAAAATGGATAAGCGAAGAATTGAAAGATGAAGCGGAATTGTCAGGTTACACGGTTGTCGATCCTCCTTCGGTTGTATCCACCCATATAACCGAGGTTATCAAGCAGCATGCTCATCTATTGCTCGGCAGACAAGAAACAAAACAGCTTATCGATCATTTGAAGGAAAGTTATCCGATTTTGGTTGAAGAGGTGACCCCAGAACCATTGTCTACAGGGGATATCCAAAAAGTTTTGGCCAAGCTGTTGCGTGAGAATGTTTCGATTAGAAATCTGCCGATCATTTTTGAAACACTTGCTGATTTTGGCAAGATGACCAGTGATACAGAGTTATTGGCTGAATATGCCAGGCAGTCACTTGCTTCCCAAATAACCAAACAGTATGTAGATGAGGGAGGAATGCTACGAGTGATAACCATTTCCAATGATGTTGAACAGGTGCTGGCGGAAAATGTGCAGCAAACAGAACATGGCAGCTATTTAGCGTTAGACCCGGAAACGCAGCAGGTAATAATACAATCCGTAACTGAGCAAGTAGAACAGGCATCGCTGCGGGAGGAAACTCCGATTATCTTATGTGCTCCTTCTATCAGAATGTATTTGAAGCAATTGCTCGATCGGTACTTTCCTCAGGTTATTGTACTTTCTTACAATGAACTGGAACCAAACCTTGAAATTCAAAGCATAGGGGTGGTGAACGTCGCATGAAGGTGAAAAAGTTTACAGCGCCTACCATGCCGGAAGTTATGCAGAAAGTCCGCAAAGAGCTGGGGGCCGATGCCGTAATCCTGCATTCAAAGGCAGTTCATACTGGTGGATTTTTAGGTTTGTTTAAAAAAAGAAATATAGAAGTGGTTGCCGCATTAGATAAAGAGCCGGAAAGAAAAAAACAAGCCGAACAGCAAGTAACAAAGCCGGTAGCCTCCGAAAAAGAAGTAAAATGGAAGGAATCGGATAGGTTCAAAGCAGATCAGGGTATGTTACAGGAATTGAGAGACTTGAAAAGCTTGATAGAATTAAACAGCAACACAGGCAATCTACCGCAATATCCTGCTGCATACCAGTTGTTTTATAAACACTTACTTTCACAAGATATGGAAGAGGAAACGGCTGAAAGATTGGTATCGAGTATGTATGAACACAATCCTGACGCTGGAAGAGATTCTTTTGTGGAACTTTTGACAGAAGAGTTGGCTGGCAGATTCCGGAAAGATGCATTTGAAGGGATATCCTATGAGAAAAAATTTGTCCATTTTGTAGGGCCTACCGGTGTCGGCAAAACCACTACCATTGCGAAAATCGCAGCAAATAGCGTATTGAAGGATAACAAAAGAGTGGCCTTTATTACAACAGACACCTATCGAATTGCGGCTATCGACCAGTTGAAAACGTACTCGAAGATATTGGATGTACCGATGGAAATAGCATACAACCTTGATGACTATCGCTCGGCAAGAGAAAAATTCAAAGATTTTGATTTGGTGTTGGTAGACACGGCGGGAAGGAACTTCAGGGATGAAAAATACGTAAAAGAACTAGCTGAAATCATTGATTTGAACCAGGATATCGATACGTATCTGGTTTTATCCCTCGCTGCTAAAAGCGCTGATTTGATGGAGATTTACCGGCAATTTGAAAAAGTTCCGATAAAGCAATTGGTTTTCACAAAGAAGGACGAAACAGCGAGCTATGGAGCGATGGCTGGCTTATCAATGGTATCCGGCAAAGGGATTGCCTATCTTACCACCGGTCAGGATGTTCCGGATGATATAGAATCAGTCGATGTTCAAAAACTTGCGAAGTTGATAGTTGGTGATTTTGCCGATGTATGACCAGGCTGCTAATTTACGTAGAAAAGTAGAGGCCACGAGGAATCCGAAACAGGCAAAAACGATAGCGGTTGTAAGCGGAAAAGGAGGGGTGGGTAAATCCAATTTCGCTTTGAACTTCTGTTTGTCCCTTTCGAAGAAACAAAAGAAAGTATTGTTGTTCGATCTGGATATCGGCATGGGAAATATTGATGTGTTATTAGGAAAAACCAGCAAGCTGTCCATCGTTGATATGTTTGAAGAACAACTGCCGATCCAGGATGTTATCGAGCAAGTATCTGATTCTTTCGCATACATTTCTGCTGGTTCAGGTCTTACGAATATTTTTGCGATGGACAATGAACAATTTGATTATTTTATCAATCAATACGAACTGCTGACTGGTTTATTTGATTTTATTATTTTCGATATGGGGGCAGGGATAACGGAAGGCAGTGCCAATTTTTTAATGGCCGTAGATGAAGCGATCGTTGTAACCACTCCAGAGCCCACTTCGCTAACCGATGCCTATGCAATGATCAAACACATTACCAGGGAAGACCTGAAATTACCACTGTTTTTACTGATCAACCGGATTCCCAATCAGCGCATCGGCAAACAAACAGCAGCCCGCCTACAACGTGTTGCTGGCCAATTTCTGGGAAAAGAACTAGCCATTCTCGGGATGCTGCCTGAAGATAAAGCGGTGGTACAGGCAGTCATCAGTCAGACACCTTTTATCGAAAAAAACCCAAAAACTGCTGCTGCCAAGGCTGTCAGAGAGATGACGGATATGTTTCTTGATGGTGATAGACCAGACTCCAGGAGAACGTCTTCTTCCTTTATCAAAAAGCTCACACATTTCATCAAAGAGAGGTAGTTAACATGAAACCGATACGGGTACTGGTGGTAGATGATTCAGCATTCATGAGGAAAATGATATCGGACATACTGAATTCCGATCCGCGGCTTCAGGTGACCGGGACAGCTCGTAACGGGCAGGATGCATTGGACAAACTGGAAAATATTGCTGTCGATGTCATT
Encoded proteins:
- the flhA gene encoding flagellar biosynthesis protein FlhA, producing the protein MAIRDLSVLLGVILIIIMLVIPLPGWILSIFILCNISLALIVILVSMNTTEALQFSIFPSLLLLMTLFRLGLNVSTTRSILSKADAGGVVETFGTFVIGDNPLVGFVVFAILVIIQFLVITKGAERVSEVAARFTLDAMPGKQMSIDADLNAGMISEQQAKERREKIENEADFYGAMDGASKFVKGDAIAGIIIVLINIIFGLIIGMVQMDMSFQEAISTYMQLTVGDGLVSQIPALLIATATGIVVTRVASEGNLGTDVTTQLFRYPKLLYIAAGTIFFLGFTPINFLLTTMISGILIFGAYWLSKELEQPDLPTVEEEEEADTDHMKSPENVVQLLSMDPIEFEFGYALIPLADTSQGGDLLDRVVMIRRQLAIELGVVIPVVRIRDNIQLNPNEYRLKVKGNEVATGELLLDHYLAMSPGIDDDTIEGIDTQEPAFGLPAKWISEELKDEAELSGYTVVDPPSVVSTHITEVIKQHAHLLLGRQETKQLIDHLKESYPILVEEVTPEPLSTGDIQKVLAKLLRENVSIRNLPIIFETLADFGKMTSDTELLAEYARQSLASQITKQYVDEGGMLRVITISNDVEQVLAENVQQTEHGSYLALDPETQQVIIQSVTEQVEQASLREETPIILCAPSIRMYLKQLLDRYFPQVIVLSYNELEPNLEIQSIGVVNVA
- the fliM gene encoding flagellar motor switch protein FliM, encoding MAQEVLSQNEIDDLLSALSSGEMDASTLKQEEQEKKVRVYDFKRALRFSKDQIRSLSRIHENFARLLTTYFSAQLRTYVQISVASVDQIPYEEFIRSIPKMTILNIYSMAPLQGRIIFEFNPNIAYAMLDRLLGGKGNSVNKVENLTEIETTLMSQLFEKALENLQEAWSSVIDIDPMFEEFEVNPQFLQLVSPNETVVVVSLNTTIGESSGMINICIPHVVLEPIISKLSVHYWMQTNTKESDPQEYEDLAHTISQAEVDVKAILGESTINVSDLLNLKKDDVIQLDQAIDKPMTLKVDEHSKFYVQPGKQKNKMAVQVLEEIQGGNDNDE
- a CDS encoding MinD/ParA family protein yields the protein MYDQAANLRRKVEATRNPKQAKTIAVVSGKGGVGKSNFALNFCLSLSKKQKKVLLFDLDIGMGNIDVLLGKTSKLSIVDMFEEQLPIQDVIEQVSDSFAYISAGSGLTNIFAMDNEQFDYFINQYELLTGLFDFIIFDMGAGITEGSANFLMAVDEAIVVTTPEPTSLTDAYAMIKHITREDLKLPLFLLINRIPNQRIGKQTAARLQRVAGQFLGKELAILGMLPEDKAVVQAVISQTPFIEKNPKTAAAKAVREMTDMFLDGDRPDSRRTSSSFIKKLTHFIKER
- the flhF gene encoding flagellar biosynthesis protein FlhF; translated protein: MKVKKFTAPTMPEVMQKVRKELGADAVILHSKAVHTGGFLGLFKKRNIEVVAALDKEPERKKQAEQQVTKPVASEKEVKWKESDRFKADQGMLQELRDLKSLIELNSNTGNLPQYPAAYQLFYKHLLSQDMEEETAERLVSSMYEHNPDAGRDSFVELLTEELAGRFRKDAFEGISYEKKFVHFVGPTGVGKTTTIAKIAANSVLKDNKRVAFITTDTYRIAAIDQLKTYSKILDVPMEIAYNLDDYRSAREKFKDFDLVLVDTAGRNFRDEKYVKELAEIIDLNQDIDTYLVLSLAAKSADLMEIYRQFEKVPIKQLVFTKKDETASYGAMAGLSMVSGKGIAYLTTGQDVPDDIESVDVQKLAKLIVGDFADV
- the fliY gene encoding flagellar motor switch phosphatase FliY, with product MMNDDMLSQEEIDALLRSTDDEEPEQETKESTVQNPPVDDYLNSVEQDALGEIGNISFGSSATTLSTLLNQKVEITTPTISVIHRENLQDEFPQPYVGVEVEYTEGFSGVNLFVIQSRDAAIIADLMLGGDGQAPSEELNDIHLSAVQEAMNQMMGTAATSMSTVFTKRVDISPPAISVLDVEADQGTKPIDSENNLVKVSFQLQIGDLIDSNIMQLLPVNFAKDLVDQLLNPPEENKQATEPTQQEQHVAKPEHVQQPTAAKAGSEYNGEHASKNQQPNHIGGKVPSKATDVQQAEFSSFEQVELPAKEQRNLEILMDIPLKVTVELGRTKRSVQEILELSSGSIIELDKLAGEPVDINVNEKLIAKGEVVVIDENFGVRVTDIVSPKDRIKKLN
- the fliR gene encoding flagellar biosynthetic protein FliR — encoded protein: MLDLINLSSVPAFLLILVRVTSFFVTVPIFSYKNIPTHFKIGSSFFLAWIMYYTITIPEIALDETFILLVFKEALVGLLLGLIAYLILAALQIAGGFIDFQMGFAIANVIDPQTGAQSPLIGQYFYTIALLFLLAVNGHHLLIDGIFYSYQTVPIDAFIPWGNEAITELVTQTFSRMFLIAFQMAIPVVGCLFLVDVALGIIARTVPQLNVFVVGLPLKILVSFIVLLPFLGLYVGLVKNLFETMLQTMQSLLQLFGGA
- the fliQ gene encoding flagellar biosynthesis protein FliQ; amino-acid sequence: MSGDFVISLAQQGIYTILMVTGPLLLLALVVGLLVSIFQATTQIQEQTLAFIPKIVAVLVGLVFFGPWMLTRMVEFAANIFQNLNQFVG
- the fliP gene encoding flagellar type III secretion system pore protein FliP (The bacterial flagellar biogenesis protein FliP forms a type III secretion system (T3SS)-type pore required for flagellar assembly.) → MNEFIDVFSGSDPGSISTSVRLILLLTVFSLAPSILILMTCFTRVIIVLSFVRTSLATQQMPPNQVLIGLALFLTFFIMAPTFQEINEEALTPLMNEEITLDEAYENASMPIKEFMAGHTRQKDLALFMNYAQMEQPETIQDIPLTTLVPAFAISELKTAFQMGFMIFVPFLVIDMAVASVLMSMGMMMLPPVMISLPFKILLFVLVDGWYLITHSLLSGF
- the fliO gene encoding flagellar biosynthetic protein FliO; amino-acid sequence: MLKKFCMLAFVFLSLWFIPATFQAAPSVKDCVGTQSDECKSDTGTTNEDDSESDGNQDDQIEPADESSSGLFFYFIRLLLALGLVLALIYFLLKFLNRKNKMFQKVRALENVGGIALGPQKSLQIVRIGEKLFVVGVGDNVEMLSEITDEATKEELMKTDGGGSDFNPVNFLTSVMGTGKNTADTTEGDKQQHFSALFQSELDKLKQGRKRLIERRQNKDEDSNE
- a CDS encoding response regulator; translated protein: MGKRVLIVDDAAFMRMMIKDILSKNGFEVVGEAPDGAQAVEKYKELTPDLVTMDITMPEMDGIAALKEIKQINSDAKVIMCSAMGQQAMVIDAIQAGAKDFIVKPFQADRVIEAIQKVLD
- the flhB gene encoding flagellar biosynthesis protein FlhB, which encodes MELKLDLQFFAGEKTEKATPKKRQDSRKKGQVAKSQDINTALLLFFVFLLFIVLGGYLKNIMLAMYQHSFTEYINWEVTETTTHKVFLETTIEMSKAIAPIMGIAIVAGLASNFMQIGFLFTGEPLKPKLSKINPLQGAKKIFSARALVELVKSLLKIFFIGVITFAVIWMRKDEMMQLAGKDVDSSLAFFGNTTITMGIAASIALLVIAVIDYTYQKYDFEKSIRMSKNDIKDEHKNIEGNPLIKSKIKEKQRQMAMRRMMSEIPQADVVITNPTHYAVAIKYDETKADAPYVVAKGVDYVAFRIRDIAKANEVMMVENRPLARGLYKEIEIGDIISEEFFQSVAEVLAYVYKMGHNASSK